The proteins below are encoded in one region of Paenarthrobacter ilicis:
- the hemW gene encoding radical SAM family heme chaperone HemW yields the protein MPSVLPLGDPAPADGVLPSQVLDGIGQRNFGLYVHIPFCAVRCGYCDFNTYTAKELGGGASQDAYSGTAISELGFAYSALDASRVPQRPLATVFFGGGTPTLLPAEDLADILREAVRLWGLEPGAEVTTEANPDSVTPESLRLLAEAGFTRVSFGMQSAVPHVLKVLDRTHAPSRVPLAVQWAREAGLAVSLDLIYGTPGESMEDWRTSLETALSYGPDHISAYALIVEAGTKLAAQIRRGEVPGIDDDDHAAKYELADELISAAGLAWYEVSNWSKTPAQACRHNLAYWRGDDWWGIGPGAHSHVGGVRWWNVKHPTAYASRLAAGQSPAAGRETLDDETRGVERIMLEARLGTGLSVESLDADGRRAIAGLIADELVDPVQAFKGRLVLTLKGRLLADAVVRRVLPD from the coding sequence ATGCCCAGCGTTCTCCCTCTGGGCGATCCGGCACCTGCGGACGGCGTTCTGCCCTCCCAGGTGCTGGATGGCATCGGACAGCGCAATTTCGGACTCTATGTCCACATCCCCTTCTGCGCTGTCAGGTGCGGTTATTGCGATTTCAATACCTACACCGCCAAGGAACTGGGTGGCGGAGCCTCGCAGGACGCGTACTCCGGTACGGCGATTTCAGAGCTCGGCTTTGCTTACTCGGCCCTGGATGCCTCGCGCGTTCCCCAGCGGCCCCTGGCCACGGTGTTCTTCGGTGGAGGAACTCCTACGTTGCTGCCGGCTGAGGACCTGGCCGACATCCTTCGTGAGGCTGTCAGGTTGTGGGGTCTTGAGCCGGGGGCCGAAGTCACCACCGAAGCCAACCCGGATTCCGTAACACCTGAATCGTTGAGGTTGCTTGCTGAGGCCGGATTCACCAGGGTCTCCTTCGGCATGCAGTCAGCGGTGCCCCATGTCCTGAAGGTATTGGACCGGACGCACGCGCCCAGCCGCGTGCCGCTGGCCGTCCAATGGGCACGGGAGGCCGGCCTGGCCGTCAGTTTGGACCTCATTTATGGCACCCCCGGGGAGTCCATGGAGGACTGGCGGACGTCATTGGAAACGGCGCTCTCTTACGGGCCGGACCACATCAGTGCCTATGCCCTGATTGTTGAGGCTGGCACCAAGCTGGCTGCGCAGATCCGGCGCGGCGAAGTGCCGGGAATTGACGACGACGATCACGCGGCCAAGTACGAGCTTGCGGATGAGCTGATCTCGGCGGCCGGCTTGGCGTGGTATGAAGTCAGCAATTGGTCGAAGACACCCGCTCAGGCCTGCCGTCACAACCTCGCCTACTGGCGCGGTGACGATTGGTGGGGAATTGGCCCGGGCGCCCACTCACACGTCGGCGGTGTGCGTTGGTGGAACGTCAAACACCCCACGGCGTATGCCTCCCGGCTGGCAGCGGGGCAATCCCCGGCGGCAGGCAGGGAAACCCTCGATGATGAAACCCGCGGTGTGGAGCGGATCATGTTGGAAGCAAGGCTTGGGACAGGACTGTCCGTGGAATCCCTCGATGCTGATGGCCGGCGCGCAATAGCGGGGCTTATTGCCGATGAACTGGTTGATCCGGTTCAGGCTTTCAAGGGACGTTTGGTCTTGACACTGAAAGGCCGGCTTTTGGCCGATGCCGTGGTGCGCAGGGTTCTCCCGGACTGA
- a CDS encoding DUF4870 domain-containing protein, translating to MAENAPEEPGSAAGRPQYHGAPANALPLTASEDRQWATLAHFGGILGCLPSLLIYLIFRDRGPFTAQESREALNFTLPPTIAAVLANLLVMLPVVGNIFAVIATGIWVALTCFSVSAGIRVNHGQPHRYKLNLRWIK from the coding sequence GTGGCAGAGAACGCTCCTGAAGAACCGGGCAGCGCCGCAGGGCGGCCCCAGTACCATGGCGCACCTGCCAACGCCCTGCCGCTGACTGCAAGCGAGGACCGGCAATGGGCAACCCTGGCCCACTTTGGCGGCATTCTCGGGTGCCTGCCGTCCCTGCTGATCTACTTGATTTTCCGGGACCGCGGCCCCTTCACTGCGCAGGAATCCAGGGAGGCATTGAACTTCACGCTGCCTCCGACCATCGCCGCCGTGCTTGCCAACCTCTTGGTCATGCTCCCGGTTGTGGGCAACATTTTCGCTGTGATTGCCACGGGAATTTGGGTTGCTCTGACGTGCTTCTCAGTATCCGCCGGTATCCGCGTCAACCACGGCCAGCCCCACCGCTACAAGCTGAATCTGCGCTGGATCAAGTAA
- a CDS encoding DUF3097 domain-containing protein — protein sequence MAFNDWGPRDLTAPAKQQLPEVPVQRGMVLEDVQSGWVGEVTRVEKTGGMHIVSLEDRRGKSKSFQLGFGFLLEGQAIRLMPPAPRTAASATTPGRTASGSVRVHGQRAQVAKASRVWVEGKHDAELVEKVWGDDLRVEGIVVEPLHGVDDLKSAIAEFNPGPSRRLGILVDHLVPGSKESRIAADAMTYPGAAGNVLIVGHPYVDVWQAIKPKVLGIEQWPTVPRGVDWKTGILRAFGWPHETAEDIGLGWQRLLGAVRSYADLEASLLGRVEEVIDFLTAP from the coding sequence TTGGCTTTCAATGACTGGGGTCCCCGGGATCTGACCGCCCCTGCCAAGCAACAGCTTCCCGAAGTGCCGGTCCAGCGGGGGATGGTCCTGGAAGACGTCCAATCAGGCTGGGTGGGCGAAGTCACCCGGGTGGAGAAAACCGGGGGCATGCACATCGTCAGCCTGGAGGATCGCCGGGGCAAGTCCAAGTCATTCCAGCTGGGCTTCGGGTTCCTCCTGGAGGGCCAGGCCATCCGGCTGATGCCTCCCGCGCCGCGGACCGCCGCGTCCGCTACGACGCCGGGACGGACCGCCTCGGGGTCCGTCAGGGTCCACGGGCAGCGCGCCCAGGTGGCAAAGGCCAGCCGCGTCTGGGTGGAAGGCAAACACGATGCCGAGCTCGTGGAGAAGGTGTGGGGTGATGACCTTCGCGTGGAGGGCATCGTGGTGGAACCCCTGCACGGCGTGGATGACCTCAAGTCGGCCATCGCGGAATTCAACCCCGGCCCCAGCAGGCGCTTGGGAATCCTGGTGGACCACCTTGTCCCGGGTTCCAAGGAATCGCGAATCGCCGCAGATGCCATGACCTACCCCGGAGCGGCAGGCAACGTCCTCATTGTGGGCCACCCCTACGTGGATGTGTGGCAGGCCATCAAACCCAAGGTCCTGGGCATCGAGCAGTGGCCAACGGTTCCCCGCGGAGTCGACTGGAAGACCGGGATTTTGCGCGCCTTCGGGTGGCCACACGAGACCGCAGAGGACATCGGTCTGGGCTGGCAGCGGCTGCTTGGCGCGGTACGCAGCTATGCGGACCTGGAAGCATCACTGTTGGGGCGCGTTGAGGAAGTCATCGATTTCCTCACCGCCCCCTGA
- the lepA gene encoding translation elongation factor 4: protein MSPMARTAPVPAATDPAIIRNFCIIAHIDHGKSTLADRMLQYTGVVQQRDMKAQYLDRMDIERERGITIKSQAVRMPWELDGTSYALNMIDTPGHVDFTYEVSRSLAACEGAVLLVDAAQGIEAQTLANLYLAMENNLTIIPVLNKIDLPAAQPEKYAAEIANLIGGDPEDVLKVSGKTGIGVEALLDKIVRDLPAPVGDADAPARAMIFDSVYDTYRGVVTYVRVVDGKLNPRERIQMMSTKASHELLEIGVSSPEPTPSKGLGVGEVGYLITGVKDVRQSKVGDTVTNLAKPASQSLSGYADAKPMVFSGLYPLDGTDYPVLRDALEKLMLNDAALVYEPETSAALGFGFRVGFLGLLHLEITRERLEREYNLDLISTAPNVEYEVTLEDKKVVHVTNPSEYPVGKISEVREPMVSATILAPNEFVGAIMELCQSRRGQMKGMDYLSEDRVELRYWIPLAEIVFDFFDLLKSKTRGYASLDWKADGEQVADLVKVDILLQGEQVDAFSAITHRDKAYAYGVMMTGKLRELIPRQQFEVPIQAAIGSRIIARESIRAIRKDVLAKCYGGDITRKRKLLEKQKEGKKRMKMVGRVEVPQEAFIAALTTDESKDKAKK from the coding sequence GTGTCTCCCATGGCCCGCACCGCCCCGGTGCCCGCCGCAACAGATCCGGCCATCATCCGGAACTTCTGCATCATTGCGCACATTGACCACGGTAAGTCCACCCTGGCAGACCGCATGCTGCAGTACACCGGCGTCGTTCAACAACGCGACATGAAGGCCCAGTATCTGGACCGTATGGATATCGAACGTGAGCGCGGTATCACCATCAAGTCACAGGCTGTCCGTATGCCCTGGGAACTCGACGGCACCAGCTATGCACTGAACATGATCGACACTCCCGGCCACGTTGACTTCACTTACGAGGTCTCACGTTCACTTGCTGCCTGTGAAGGCGCGGTTCTTCTGGTGGACGCGGCCCAGGGTATCGAGGCGCAGACGCTTGCGAACCTCTACCTGGCCATGGAGAACAACCTCACCATCATCCCCGTGCTGAACAAGATCGATCTTCCGGCAGCGCAGCCGGAGAAGTACGCGGCGGAAATCGCAAACCTCATCGGTGGCGACCCCGAGGATGTCCTCAAGGTCTCAGGTAAAACCGGAATCGGCGTGGAGGCTTTGCTGGACAAGATTGTCCGCGATTTGCCTGCCCCGGTGGGCGATGCCGACGCTCCCGCCCGGGCCATGATCTTCGACTCTGTCTACGACACCTACCGCGGCGTGGTCACCTACGTCCGCGTGGTGGACGGCAAGCTGAACCCGCGTGAACGCATTCAGATGATGTCCACCAAGGCCAGCCACGAGCTCTTGGAGATCGGTGTCAGCTCGCCGGAACCCACGCCGTCCAAGGGACTCGGCGTAGGTGAGGTTGGCTACCTGATCACGGGTGTGAAGGATGTGCGCCAGTCCAAGGTCGGCGATACCGTCACCAACCTTGCCAAGCCCGCATCCCAGTCGCTGAGCGGCTATGCCGATGCCAAGCCCATGGTCTTCTCGGGACTGTATCCGCTGGACGGCACTGACTATCCCGTGCTCCGCGATGCCCTGGAAAAGCTGATGCTCAACGATGCCGCGCTGGTGTATGAGCCGGAGACGTCAGCGGCTCTGGGGTTCGGTTTCCGTGTGGGTTTCCTGGGTCTTCTGCACCTGGAAATCACCCGCGAGCGGCTCGAGCGCGAGTACAACCTGGACCTCATCTCCACTGCGCCCAACGTCGAATACGAAGTGACGCTGGAGGACAAAAAGGTTGTCCACGTGACCAACCCCAGCGAATACCCTGTTGGCAAGATCTCGGAAGTCCGCGAACCCATGGTCTCGGCGACCATTCTTGCGCCCAACGAGTTCGTCGGCGCCATCATGGAACTTTGCCAGAGCCGCCGTGGGCAGATGAAGGGCATGGACTACCTCTCGGAGGACCGGGTGGAGCTCCGCTACTGGATTCCCTTGGCCGAGATTGTGTTTGACTTCTTCGACCTCCTGAAGTCCAAGACCCGTGGCTATGCCTCCTTGGACTGGAAGGCCGATGGCGAGCAAGTGGCGGACCTCGTCAAGGTGGATATCCTGCTTCAAGGGGAGCAGGTTGATGCCTTCAGCGCCATCACCCACCGCGACAAGGCTTATGCCTACGGCGTGATGATGACCGGTAAGCTCCGTGAGCTCATTCCGCGTCAGCAGTTCGAGGTGCCCATCCAGGCGGCTATTGGATCGCGCATCATTGCCCGCGAGAGTATTCGCGCCATCCGCAAGGATGTCCTTGCCAAGTGCTACGGCGGTGACATCACCCGTAAGCGCAAACTGCTGGAAAAGCAGAAAGAAGGCAAGAAGCGCATGAAGATGGTGGGCCGCGTTGAAGTGCCGCAGGAGGCGTTCATTGCTGCCCTGACCACCGATGAATCCAAGGACAAGGCCAAGAAGTAA